From Candidatus Woesearchaeota archaeon, a single genomic window includes:
- a CDS encoding replication factor C large subunit, translating to MIPWINKYAPVSLNDVVGQDKQLELLKKYVVNFESSRKPVLLYGGTGVGKTASVVAFANDNNFELVEMNASDTRNAESVSSLLSSVVNQVSLFGSDKLILVDEVDGLSGTKDRGGLQALIKILAVSKFPFVIICEDAYSDKLKPLRKICELVEFDSLCVDDILVVFKKICASEGIVYDDSALTQLARMCGGDLRAGINDLQSLSLKGSLNDDDVSFLDSRDSVQEIEDALFKVFKTLNVDVALGAFDNVSEDLDKIFLWVEENIPYEYLKPKSLMLAYDNLSLANVFYGRIRRWQYYRFYVYCYNLLSAGIALSKDEKNPISVKYKPSSRLLKIWIFNNSVAKRRSIAQKAGRITHTASKKAFSSVVPFLQLMFHNNHGVNSFVNEFDLSDEEVTWLKKKV from the coding sequence ATGATTCCTTGGATTAATAAGTATGCGCCTGTTTCTTTGAATGACGTTGTTGGTCAGGATAAGCAGTTGGAATTATTGAAAAAGTATGTTGTTAATTTTGAGAGTAGTAGGAAGCCTGTTCTTCTTTATGGTGGTACTGGTGTTGGTAAGACTGCTAGCGTTGTTGCTTTTGCTAATGATAATAATTTTGAGTTAGTGGAGATGAATGCGTCTGATACTAGGAATGCTGAGTCTGTTTCTTCTTTGTTGTCTAGTGTAGTTAATCAAGTTTCTTTGTTTGGTTCTGATAAGCTTATTCTTGTTGATGAAGTTGATGGGTTGTCAGGTACTAAAGATAGGGGTGGTTTGCAGGCTTTGATTAAGATTCTTGCCGTTAGTAAGTTTCCTTTTGTTATTATTTGTGAGGATGCTTATTCTGATAAATTAAAGCCTTTAAGGAAGATTTGTGAATTGGTTGAATTTGATTCTTTGTGTGTTGATGATATTTTGGTTGTTTTTAAAAAGATTTGTGCTTCTGAGGGTATTGTTTATGATGATTCTGCTTTGACTCAGCTTGCTAGGATGTGCGGTGGTGATTTAAGAGCTGGTATTAATGATTTGCAATCTTTGTCTTTAAAGGGTTCTCTTAATGATGATGATGTTTCTTTTCTTGATTCTAGGGATTCTGTTCAGGAAATCGAGGATGCTTTGTTTAAAGTTTTTAAGACTTTGAATGTTGATGTCGCGTTAGGTGCTTTTGATAATGTTTCTGAAGATCTTGATAAAATATTTTTGTGGGTTGAGGAGAATATTCCTTATGAATATTTGAAGCCTAAATCTTTAATGCTTGCTTATGATAATTTGTCTTTGGCTAATGTGTTTTATGGTAGGATTAGGAGGTGGCAGTATTATCGTTTTTATGTTTATTGTTATAATTTGTTGAGTGCAGGTATTGCGTTATCTAAGGATGAAAAGAATCCTATTTCTGTTAAGTATAAGCCTTCTTCTCGTTTGTTGAAGATTTGGATTTTTAATAATTCTGTTGCTAAAAGGAGAAGTATTGCTCAAAAAGCAGGTCGTATTACTCATACTGCTTCTAAGAAGGCTTTTTCGAGTGTTGTTCCTTTTTTACAATTAATGTTTCACAATAATCATGGAGTTAATTCTTTTGTTAATGAGTTTGATTTGTCTGATGAAGAAGTTACGTGGTTAAAAAAGAAAGTTTAA
- the nucS gene encoding endonuclease NucS: MIMNLSEFRVIFNESLNSNKTISFFCKCRILYSGRAEAELEEGDRLIIIKSDNSLIVHQPEGSAPVNYMKAESSIEIQETNHSLILISKNQKYKDELQITITKIYGFQAQKLEDGQKITLAGSEKDMSDMIKNNPELISKDFLPLSREEHNKFGFIDVFGHDGAGNLVIIECKRYTAGLSAVEQLRRYVEKMSELKGINKNKIKGILAAPDIAKNAEEMLISWKYKFKKINPPKKLEKYNKNQKSLREF, from the coding sequence ATGATTATGAACTTATCAGAATTCAGAGTAATATTCAACGAAAGCTTAAACTCTAATAAAACAATATCTTTCTTTTGCAAATGCAGAATACTATATTCAGGAAGAGCAGAAGCAGAACTCGAAGAAGGAGATAGATTAATAATAATAAAATCAGATAACTCACTAATAGTTCATCAACCAGAAGGAAGCGCACCAGTTAATTATATGAAAGCAGAATCATCAATAGAAATACAAGAAACTAACCATTCCTTAATTTTAATATCAAAAAACCAAAAATACAAAGACGAATTACAAATAACAATAACAAAAATATACGGATTTCAAGCACAAAAACTAGAAGATGGACAAAAAATCACTCTTGCAGGAAGCGAAAAAGATATGTCTGACATGATAAAAAACAATCCTGAACTAATAAGTAAAGACTTCCTTCCTTTAAGCAGAGAAGAACACAACAAATTTGGATTTATAGACGTCTTTGGACATGACGGCGCAGGAAACTTAGTAATAATAGAATGCAAAAGATACACGGCGGGACTATCAGCAGTAGAACAACTAAGAAGATACGTTGAAAAAATGAGCGAACTAAAAGGAATAAATAAAAATAAAATAAAAGGAATACTCGCCGCGCCAGACATAGCAAAAAACGCAGAAGAAATGCTAATAAGTTGGAAATACAAATTCAAAAAAATAAACCCTCCAAAAAAACTAGAAAAATATAACAAAAATCAAAAATCCTTAAGAGAATTCTAA
- a CDS encoding DNA primase — protein sequence MAKIAQVAAKYIIHAKINIDGVVDRPDVIGAIFGQTEGLLGADLELRELQKSGRIGRIEVNVDTKSGKTNGEIVIPSSLDKAETSIVAAAVEIIQRIGPCNAKIQVSNIEDIRISKREAVINRAKELLRDLMYNSMPDSQELSEEVSQSVRVMEIVEFGREKLSAGPGIAESDEVILVEGRADVLTLLKHGFKNAIALNGTSVPQTIIDLSKEKTMTVFVDGDRGGMLIVQELLSSAELDYVCRAPDGKEVEELAKKEIHKALRSRITAEQARLDISSGAFNTDVASVKKSYQQKEILNNRDQRDNRDRRSQPTTQTRPQPSYQKPQEVQKPSKPTPAESKKFSEMLEDLIGTRGAYILNDKLNILGKVPVTELQSTIKSLATGIYAIVFDGAIDKDLVSASERASVKFLVGMEAKAKINSSVALLTLNDL from the coding sequence ATGGCAAAAATAGCACAAGTTGCTGCAAAATACATTATTCATGCAAAAATAAACATAGACGGCGTGGTAGACAGACCTGATGTCATAGGAGCAATATTCGGACAAACAGAAGGATTACTAGGTGCGGACCTAGAATTAAGAGAACTACAAAAATCAGGAAGAATAGGAAGAATAGAAGTAAACGTAGATACAAAATCAGGAAAAACAAACGGAGAAATAGTAATACCAAGTAGTCTAGATAAAGCAGAAACAAGCATAGTGGCTGCAGCAGTAGAAATAATACAAAGAATAGGACCTTGCAACGCAAAAATACAAGTTAGCAACATAGAAGATATAAGAATAAGCAAAAGAGAAGCAGTAATAAACAGAGCAAAAGAATTACTAAGAGATTTAATGTACAACTCCATGCCTGACTCTCAAGAATTATCAGAAGAAGTATCACAATCCGTTAGAGTAATGGAAATAGTGGAATTCGGAAGAGAAAAACTATCAGCAGGACCAGGAATAGCAGAAAGCGACGAAGTAATATTAGTAGAAGGAAGAGCAGACGTTCTAACACTACTAAAACACGGATTCAAAAACGCTATAGCACTAAATGGAACCAGTGTACCACAAACAATAATTGATCTTAGTAAAGAAAAAACAATGACTGTATTCGTAGACGGAGATAGAGGTGGAATGCTAATAGTACAAGAACTATTATCTTCTGCAGAACTAGATTATGTTTGCAGAGCACCTGATGGAAAAGAAGTGGAAGAACTAGCAAAAAAAGAAATACACAAAGCCTTAAGATCTAGAATAACTGCCGAACAAGCAAGACTAGACATATCTTCAGGAGCATTCAATACAGATGTGGCAAGTGTAAAAAAGAGCTATCAACAAAAAGAAATATTAAACAACAGAGACCAAAGAGATAATAGAGATAGAAGATCACAACCAACAACACAAACAAGACCACAACCGAGCTACCAAAAACCACAAGAAGTTCAAAAACCATCAAAGCCAACACCTGCAGAATCTAAAAAATTCTCAGAAATGCTAGAAGACTTGATAGGAACAAGAGGGGCTTACATCCTGAATGATAAATTGAACATACTAGGAAAAGTGCCAGTAACAGAACTACAAAGCACCATAAAAAGCTTAGCAACAGGAATCTACGCAATAGTATTTGACGGAGCAATAGATAAAGACTTAGTATCAGCTTCAGAAAGAGCAAGCGTAAAATTCTTAGTAGGAATGGAAGCAAAAGCTAAAATAAACAGCTCAGTAGCACTACTAACACTGAACGACCTATAA
- a CDS encoding metalloprotease has product MRLRFKKSELVDLIKAWFAISLAFGILSTSLLRPLGLFNGFLVAFSISLVTAGFGFVVHELSHKFVAQKFYCSAEFKSNDLMLVFAVLMSFAGFIFAAPGAVIINGSVNKKQNGLISVSGPFSNFVLALLFLPGFFLFSGLLRFFFFQGFFINSWLGLFNMIPFIPFDGVHVFKWNKLVYFLLAGFLLVLVFVGFSL; this is encoded by the coding sequence ATGCGTTTACGTTTTAAGAAGAGTGAATTAGTTGATTTGATTAAAGCTTGGTTTGCTATTAGTTTGGCTTTTGGTATTTTGTCCACGAGTTTATTAAGGCCTTTAGGTTTATTTAATGGTTTTCTTGTTGCTTTTAGTATTTCTTTAGTCACAGCTGGTTTTGGTTTTGTAGTTCATGAACTTTCTCATAAATTTGTTGCGCAAAAATTTTATTGTTCTGCTGAATTTAAATCTAATGATTTAATGCTTGTTTTTGCTGTTCTTATGAGTTTTGCCGGTTTTATTTTTGCTGCTCCTGGCGCAGTTATTATTAATGGTTCTGTTAATAAGAAGCAGAATGGTTTGATTTCTGTTAGCGGTCCTTTTTCTAATTTTGTTTTGGCTTTATTATTTTTGCCTGGTTTCTTTTTGTTTAGTGGTTTGTTAAGATTTTTTTTCTTTCAAGGATTTTTTATTAATTCTTGGCTTGGTTTATTTAATATGATTCCTTTCATTCCTTTTGATGGCGTGCACGTTTTTAAGTGGAATAAACTAGTTTATTTTTTATTAGCAGGTTTTCTTTTAGTTTTAGTTTTTGTTGGCTTTAGTTTATAA
- a CDS encoding metallophosphoesterase — translation MRILSAGDIHGNKFLAQTLANKAQKEKADLVILCGDLIEEDSLENVLKPFKDKNIKTIFVHGNHESKASADFLSYINKAKLIHGHGVKYEDIGFFGCGSANIGIHGLTENEIFNTLEKAHQGISYLNKKIMVTHVHPANTKMEKFSKFVPGSTAVHEAIKKFKPDIVLCSHVHEAQGLEEFIDKTKIINVGPKGRIIDL, via the coding sequence TTGAGAATACTAAGCGCAGGAGACATACACGGAAACAAATTCTTAGCACAAACACTAGCTAACAAAGCACAAAAAGAAAAAGCAGACCTAGTAATACTATGCGGAGACTTAATAGAAGAAGACTCATTAGAAAACGTATTAAAACCATTTAAAGACAAAAACATAAAAACAATATTCGTACATGGAAATCACGAAAGTAAAGCATCAGCAGACTTCTTATCATACATAAACAAAGCTAAATTAATACATGGACACGGCGTAAAATACGAAGACATAGGATTCTTCGGATGCGGATCTGCAAACATAGGAATACACGGATTAACAGAAAATGAAATATTTAACACGTTAGAAAAAGCACACCAAGGAATATCTTATTTAAACAAAAAAATAATGGTCACTCACGTTCATCCAGCAAACACCAAAATGGAAAAATTCTCAAAATTCGTACCGGGAAGCACAGCGGTCCACGAAGCAATAAAAAAATTTAAACCAGACATAGTATTATGTAGCCACGTACACGAAGCACAAGGACTAGAAGAATTCATAGATAAAACAAAAATAATAAACGTAGGACCAAAAGGAAGAATAATAGATTTGTAA
- a CDS encoding Sua5/YciO/YrdC/YwlC family protein yields MQVINKEELTNFKRKYLKKMKESVFIYPTDSIYGIGCDATKPELVDKIRKLKKSNIQPFSVIAPSKEWIQKNCEINKEQKKYFDALGKKLDINGKEHCFTLILKLKNKNAVAHNVTQGINTLGVRIPSNWFSEIVKELEVPIISTSANSTGENFMTSLDDLNESVKKGVDFIIYEGEKKSVPSTIINLVTPEIQIKERTKK; encoded by the coding sequence ATGCAAGTAATAAACAAAGAAGAATTAACAAATTTCAAGAGAAAATACCTAAAAAAAATGAAAGAATCAGTATTTATATATCCAACTGATTCAATATACGGTATAGGTTGCGACGCAACAAAACCAGAATTAGTAGACAAAATCAGAAAACTCAAAAAAAGCAACATACAACCATTCTCAGTAATAGCACCATCAAAAGAATGGATACAAAAAAATTGCGAAATTAATAAAGAACAAAAAAAATATTTTGACGCACTAGGAAAAAAACTAGACATAAACGGAAAAGAACACTGCTTCACCCTAATACTAAAGTTAAAAAATAAAAACGCGGTAGCACACAACGTAACACAAGGAATAAACACTTTAGGAGTAAGAATACCAAGCAATTGGTTCTCAGAAATAGTAAAAGAATTAGAAGTCCCTATAATATCAACAAGCGCCAATAGCACAGGCGAAAACTTCATGACGTCATTAGATGACTTGAATGAATCAGTAAAAAAAGGCGTAGACTTCATAATATATGAAGGCGAAAAGAAAAGCGTGCCCTCAACGATAATAAACCTAGTAACTCCTGAAATACAAATAAAAGAAAGAACAAAAAAATAA
- a CDS encoding radical SAM protein: MMNKSYEETSWNSYKTGKLCKGCEQCVQGKKLVLFITGLCPRKCFYCPISSEKYAHDEIYANEWKIKNPKKPEELFEEAKMTGAKGAGITGGDPLIKITRTCEYIKQLKKKLGKNFHIHLYTSLDLVTEEKLKKLYKAGLDEIRFHPDLENDKNWKKIELAKKFSWKTGVEIPVIPGKQKQTEKLINFLKNKIHFLNLNELELSDTDTNHYDMTKYKRKNNTSYGVKGSQELALKLLKKCSQLKMNAHYCTAKLKNQVQVGERLKRRAKNTKLETDELTNEYLLMRGAIYIRGHEPGFKYEQGKNQEQKTKQLTKIKKELITKKIFKEKELTIDKERNRLITHYELIQKKAKELKKLNLVPAITEEYPSSDYFCVELEFL, from the coding sequence ATGATGAATAAAAGTTATGAAGAAACATCCTGGAACTCGTACAAAACAGGAAAACTCTGTAAAGGATGTGAACAATGCGTTCAAGGAAAAAAACTAGTATTATTCATAACAGGACTATGTCCAAGAAAATGCTTCTACTGCCCTATAAGCTCAGAAAAATACGCTCACGACGAAATCTATGCGAACGAATGGAAAATAAAAAATCCTAAGAAACCAGAAGAACTATTCGAAGAAGCGAAAATGACAGGTGCAAAAGGAGCAGGAATAACAGGAGGCGATCCCTTAATAAAAATAACTAGAACTTGCGAATATATAAAACAACTAAAAAAGAAACTAGGAAAAAACTTTCACATACACCTATACACATCACTAGACTTAGTAACTGAAGAAAAACTCAAAAAATTATACAAAGCAGGCTTAGACGAAATAAGATTTCACCCAGACTTAGAAAATGACAAGAACTGGAAAAAAATAGAACTAGCAAAAAAATTTTCATGGAAAACAGGAGTAGAAATACCTGTAATACCAGGAAAACAAAAACAAACAGAGAAATTAATAAATTTTCTAAAAAACAAAATACATTTTCTCAACCTTAACGAATTAGAATTGTCAGACACAGACACGAATCATTATGACATGACTAAATACAAAAGAAAAAACAATACTAGCTACGGAGTAAAAGGAAGTCAAGAATTAGCACTAAAACTACTAAAAAAATGCTCACAACTAAAAATGAATGCACATTACTGCACAGCCAAACTAAAAAACCAAGTACAAGTAGGAGAAAGACTAAAACGAAGAGCAAAAAACACTAAATTAGAAACAGACGAACTCACAAACGAATACTTACTAATGAGAGGAGCAATATACATAAGAGGACACGAACCAGGATTCAAATACGAACAAGGAAAAAACCAAGAACAAAAAACAAAACAACTAACAAAAATAAAAAAAGAACTAATAACCAAAAAAATATTCAAAGAAAAAGAACTCACAATAGACAAAGAAAGAAACAGACTAATAACACATTATGAATTAATACAAAAAAAAGCAAAAGAACTAAAAAAACTAAACTTAGTACCTGCAATAACAGAAGAATATCCCTCATCAGATTATTTCTGCGTAGAACTAGAATTCTTATGA
- a CDS encoding metal-dependent hydrolase codes for MKGKNHLISGIIVLFAIMLFDLFLGLKLYSIIEQNVAVTIISLYLFFAGLLLPDADKTNSWIFKFFLPFALVSWLTGLMLSFFKGKKFRHRGVLHSFKGMFLTSVISAILSFLMMSLFIDLKYEYAFLFFLVIILGQLIHLVLD; via the coding sequence ATGAAAGGAAAAAACCACTTAATATCAGGAATAATAGTATTATTCGCAATAATGTTATTTGATTTATTCTTAGGATTAAAACTGTATTCAATAATTGAACAAAACGTCGCGGTAACAATAATTTCTTTGTACTTGTTCTTCGCGGGGCTTTTATTACCTGACGCAGACAAAACTAATTCATGGATATTCAAATTTTTTTTACCGTTCGCGTTAGTTTCTTGGCTAACAGGATTAATGCTTAGTTTTTTTAAAGGAAAAAAGTTTAGGCATAGAGGGGTTCTTCATAGCTTTAAAGGAATGTTTTTAACATCTGTAATTTCAGCCATTCTAAGTTTTTTAATGATGTCTTTGTTTATTGATTTAAAATATGAATACGCGTTCTTGTTTTTTTTAGTTATCATTCTGGGTCAATTAATTCATTTAGTTCTGGACTGA
- a CDS encoding class I SAM-dependent methyltransferase: MNKKKDYEYYEETSKGYEELHGEEQRRKLTTIKNNLTQEFHNVLDIGAGTGISTEFFNNVTCLEPSKKMLQEGLKKRKFETINDYAENLEKYTKENQYDLILCVTVIHHFHDLNKVLQEIKKTAKKEATIIITMLKKARNTEELIKKITKSFTLKKQIEDPTDIILFLENNETNNELAE; this comes from the coding sequence ATGAACAAAAAAAAAGATTATGAATACTACGAAGAAACCTCCAAAGGATACGAAGAATTACACGGAGAAGAACAAAGAAGAAAACTCACAACAATAAAAAATAATCTAACTCAAGAATTTCACAACGTCTTAGACATAGGCGCAGGAACAGGTATATCAACAGAATTCTTCAACAACGTAACTTGTCTAGAACCATCTAAAAAAATGTTACAAGAAGGACTAAAAAAAAGAAAATTCGAAACAATAAATGACTACGCAGAAAACCTAGAAAAATATACAAAAGAAAACCAATACGACTTAATACTCTGCGTAACAGTAATACATCACTTTCACGACTTAAACAAAGTTTTACAAGAAATAAAAAAAACAGCAAAAAAGGAAGCAACCATAATAATAACGATGCTAAAAAAAGCAAGAAACACAGAAGAACTAATAAAAAAAATAACAAAAAGTTTTACTTTAAAAAAACAAATAGAAGACCCTACAGACATAATATTATTTCTAGAAAATAATGAAACTAACAACGAACTTGCTGAGTAG
- a CDS encoding MFS transporter, whose amino-acid sequence MILNIQSQGKAITNIKIKDSVKSKIKEEKIKDSNESLRERTDRTLINARKEGVYTATKNGLVANYIAPLAIHLGFSSFVIILLTALPQLIGAFSQLFVERLAHFFKNRHKLMIICGYFEAYVWILVTLIAAFSINYPFLLILLVVLDAVFVNIQNPIWNAILGDVIPSNRIATYFGKRNVFVGLAGLFSTVLAGLVLSKIASINVALGFSILFFLGFLSARLAVNSQERIFDPSPKSMYSKDYSFYQFLKNVKKNNFGNFATFFSLYKLAVAVSTPFFAIYMLRELNFSYLIFTIIIGGAVLSSMISNRFWTNFTLSQGSRKVLFISSFIIPFIPLFWLISVDWKVLLLIELVSGVAWAGFNIASSTFVFEAVNPKQKIKFLAYNNVLAGIGAFIGTMIGMFITFFDLKFLGSVFFMIFLVSSILRLLVALFFVNKIQEEKVVSIGLKEHYKRFITIRPKEGVVFEIIGDVNKNIVKKTIVKPVVKEKIKNVPGKGPFKIKPKY is encoded by the coding sequence TTGATTTTAAATATACAATCACAAGGTAAAGCTATAACTAACATTAAGATAAAAGATAGTGTTAAATCTAAGATTAAAGAAGAAAAAATTAAAGATTCAAACGAATCATTAAGAGAAAGAACTGATAGAACTCTTATTAATGCTAGAAAAGAAGGTGTTTATACAGCTACTAAGAATGGTTTGGTTGCTAATTATATCGCGCCTTTGGCAATTCATTTAGGTTTTAGTTCTTTCGTAATTATTCTTTTAACTGCTTTACCTCAATTAATAGGTGCTTTTTCTCAATTATTTGTTGAGCGTTTAGCTCACTTCTTTAAGAATAGACATAAACTAATGATTATATGTGGTTACTTTGAAGCTTATGTATGGATTTTAGTTACGTTGATTGCTGCTTTTTCTATTAATTATCCTTTTTTATTAATCTTGTTAGTTGTGCTTGATGCTGTTTTTGTTAATATTCAAAACCCTATTTGGAACGCTATTCTAGGCGATGTTATTCCCAGCAATAGAATCGCTACTTATTTCGGTAAACGAAACGTGTTTGTTGGTTTAGCAGGTTTGTTTAGTACAGTTCTTGCAGGTTTAGTTCTTAGTAAAATAGCTAGCATTAATGTCGCTCTTGGTTTTTCCATATTGTTTTTTCTTGGTTTTTTATCCGCTAGGCTAGCTGTTAATAGTCAGGAAAGAATTTTTGATCCTTCACCGAAGTCTATGTATTCTAAAGATTATTCTTTTTATCAGTTTCTTAAAAACGTGAAGAAAAATAATTTTGGTAATTTCGCAACTTTTTTTTCTTTGTATAAATTAGCAGTGGCTGTTTCTACTCCTTTTTTTGCTATTTATATGCTTAGAGAATTGAATTTTTCTTATTTGATTTTCACAATAATTATTGGTGGTGCAGTTCTTAGTTCTATGATTTCTAATAGATTTTGGACTAATTTTACTTTAAGTCAAGGTTCTAGAAAAGTTTTGTTTATTTCTTCTTTTATTATTCCCTTTATTCCTTTGTTTTGGTTAATTAGTGTTGATTGGAAAGTTTTATTGTTAATAGAATTAGTTTCAGGAGTGGCTTGGGCTGGTTTTAATATCGCGTCTTCTACTTTTGTTTTTGAAGCAGTTAATCCTAAGCAAAAAATTAAGTTTCTCGCTTATAACAATGTTCTTGCAGGTATCGGCGCATTTATAGGAACTATGATTGGTATGTTTATTACTTTTTTTGATTTAAAGTTTCTTGGTTCTGTTTTTTTTATGATTTTTCTTGTTTCAAGTATTTTAAGATTATTAGTTGCTTTGTTTTTTGTTAACAAGATTCAAGAAGAAAAAGTTGTTTCTATTGGTTTAAAGGAACATTATAAAAGATTTATCACTATTAGACCTAAGGAAGGCGTCGTATTCGAAATTATTGGTGATGTTAATAAGAATATCGTTAAGAAAACTATTGTTAAGCCTGTTGTTAAAGAAAAAATAAAGAATGTTCCTGGTAAAGGTCCTTTTAAAATTAAGCCTAAATACTAA
- a CDS encoding VWA domain-containing protein, with protein sequence MYVTFNNPLYLWFLFLIPIMIIAHYYFLKRSRGKALIFSNIQALKRMNKGNIITANLTHLIIRCLTIFVLIIAVSGATIWVMGERSDVNIIFALDSSASMTSPDIGSSRFESAKSIISELVNNMPSGPEYALITFAGVSKIQRIFTQEKTELLLSLDQTEIFRIGGTDVGGAIITATNLFESKPEQGKMLIIISDGLDNAGSFITGTMDEAIFYAKQNQVVIHSIAIGTEAGPLGFLPEYYQIPASFNDEIMILMSEETGGTYHRVETTNDIQTVINEITLETNRAYINHNLYYWAPILVFLFLIIEWVLANTMYRRVL encoded by the coding sequence ATGTACGTTACTTTCAACAATCCGTTATACTTATGGTTCTTATTCTTAATACCTATAATGATAATAGCACACTACTACTTCTTAAAAAGATCCAGAGGAAAAGCACTAATATTCTCAAATATTCAAGCACTAAAAAGAATGAACAAAGGAAACATAATAACAGCCAATCTAACCCATTTAATAATAAGATGCTTAACAATATTTGTACTAATAATAGCGGTATCAGGAGCAACAATATGGGTGATGGGTGAAAGAAGCGACGTAAACATAATTTTCGCATTAGACTCAAGCGCTTCAATGACTTCACCAGACATAGGATCATCAAGATTCGAATCAGCAAAATCAATAATATCAGAATTAGTAAATAATATGCCGAGCGGACCTGAGTACGCACTCATAACATTCGCAGGAGTAAGCAAAATACAAAGAATATTCACACAAGAAAAAACAGAACTACTATTATCTTTAGACCAAACAGAGATTTTCAGAATAGGAGGCACAGACGTAGGAGGAGCAATAATAACAGCTACGAATTTGTTCGAATCAAAACCAGAACAAGGAAAAATGCTAATAATAATATCTGACGGATTAGACAACGCAGGATCATTCATAACAGGAACAATGGACGAAGCAATTTTCTACGCAAAACAAAACCAAGTAGTTATACACTCAATAGCAATAGGCACAGAAGCAGGACCTCTAGGATTTCTACCAGAATACTATCAAATACCTGCAAGTTTTAACGATGAAATAATGATTCTTATGTCAGAAGAAACAGGAGGAACATATCACAGAGTAGAAACAACAAATGATATTCAAACAGTAATAAACGAAATAACTCTTGAAACAAACAGAGCATACATAAATCATAATTTGTACTACTGGGCACCTATACTCGTATTCTTATTTCTAATAATAGAATGGGTTCTAGCAAACACTATGTATAGAAGAGTGCTATAA
- a CDS encoding nucleoside monophosphate kinase, with translation MTYIIMGPQGSGKGTQAKLIAKEYGLEHVSIGDLLRKEVASGSEKGKMLHEYMKQGKLIPLQINNEIIKEVLDKNKNIILDGYPRNIEQAKFLLEHAEIKAVIVINISEEESIKRLSKRLICTANNKIYVEDQITDQDKEECESQGGQIIKRDDDKPDAIKKRLEIYNKETKPVVSVLEQKTFIVEINGEKPPEQIFEEIKQKLKFIK, from the coding sequence ATGACTTACATAATAATGGGGCCACAAGGCTCAGGAAAAGGAACACAAGCAAAACTAATAGCAAAAGAATATGGACTAGAACACGTATCAATCGGCGACTTACTAAGAAAAGAAGTAGCATCAGGATCCGAAAAAGGAAAAATGCTACACGAATACATGAAACAAGGAAAACTAATACCTCTACAAATAAACAACGAAATAATAAAAGAAGTACTAGATAAAAACAAAAACATAATACTGGATGGATATCCAAGAAACATAGAACAAGCAAAATTCTTATTAGAACACGCAGAAATAAAAGCAGTAATAGTAATAAATATAAGCGAAGAAGAATCAATTAAAAGGTTATCAAAAAGACTAATATGCACAGCTAATAATAAAATATATGTCGAAGATCAAATAACAGACCAAGACAAAGAAGAATGCGAATCACAAGGTGGACAAATAATAAAAAGAGACGATGATAAACCAGATGCAATAAAGAAAAGATTAGAAATATACAACAAAGAAACTAAGCCTGTAGTTTCAGTTCTAGAACAAAAAACATTCATCGTAGAAATAAATGGAGAAAAACCTCCAGAACAAATATTTGAAGAAATAAAACAAAAACTCAAATTCATAAAATAA